A section of the Xiphias gladius isolate SHS-SW01 ecotype Sanya breed wild chromosome 8, ASM1685928v1, whole genome shotgun sequence genome encodes:
- the idh3a gene encoding isocitrate dehydrogenase [NAD] subunit alpha, mitochondrial isoform X1 — MAGLAWRSAILNLLRKWGLSVNDKDKIKAKEVSRVVGVLMKGTPQPRTFIRGMKTVTLIPGDGIGPEISAAVMKIFEAAEAPIQWEERNVTAIQGPGGKWMIPPDAKESMDRNKIGLKGPLKTPIAAGHPSMNLLLRKTFDLYANVRPCVSIEGYKTPYTDVNLVTIRENTEGEYSGIEHVIVDGVVQSIKLITEQASQRIAEYAFEYARNNQRASVTAVHKANIMRMSDGLFLRKCREAAEKHKDVKFTEMYLDTVCLNMVQDPTQFDVLVMPNLYGDILSDLCAGLIGGLGVTPSGNIGANGVAIFESVHGTAPDIAGKDMANPTALLLSAVMMLRHMGLHGHAKKIETACFDTIRDKKVLTKDLGGNSKCSEFTDSICQRVQDMD; from the exons ATGGCAGGATTGGCGTGGAGGTCAGCG ATTCTTAATCTACTAAGAAAGTGGGGTTTATCGGTCAATGACAAGGATAAAATCAAGGCAAAGGAA GTGTCACGGGTGGTTGGAGTTTTGATGAAAGGGACTCCACAACCCAGGACATTCATCCGTGGG ATGAAAACTGTTACTTTAATCCCTGGTGATGGAATTGGTCCAGAgatctctgctgctgtcatgaaaatatttgaagCAGCTGAA GCACCTATTCAGTGGGAAGAGAGAAATGTTACTGCCATCCAAGGACCTGGTGGCAAGTGGATGATTCCTCCTGATGCCAAAGAATCGATGGACAGGAACAAAATTGGCCTTAAAG GTCCTTTGAAGACACCAATAGCCGCTGGTCATCCCTCTATGAACCTGCTTCTTAGGAAAACCTTTGACCTCTATGCCAATGTCCGCCCCTGTGTGTCCATTGAGGGCTACAAAACCCCCTACACTGATGTGAACCTGGTCACCATCAGGGAGAACACTGAGGGAGAATACAGCGGGATTGAACATGTG ATTGTTGATGGAGTTGTACAGAGTATTAAGCTCATTACAGAGCAAGCCAGCCAGCGCATCGCAGAGTATGCTTTTGAATATGCAAGAAACAATCAGAGGGCCAGTGTTACTGCTGTTCATAAGGCCAATATTAT gcgCATGTCAGATGGGCTTTTCCTACGAAAATGCAGAGAGGCTGCTGAAAAGCACAAAGATGTGAAATTCACTGAGATGTACTTGGATACTGTGTGTCTTAAT ATGGTACAGGATCCGACACAGTTTGATGTATTAGTGATGCCAAATTTGTATGGAGACATCCTGAG TGATCTTTGTGCTGGACTAATTGGAGGTCTTGGAGTTACTCCTAGTGGAAACATCGGCGCCAATGGTGTTGCCATATTTGAGTCg GTTCATGGAACTGCACCGGATATAGCAGGAAAAGACATGGCCAACCCCACCGCCTTGCTGCTCAGTGCGGTCATGATGCTGCGGCACATGGGTTTGCACGGCCACGCCAAGAAGATTGAAACTGCCTGCTTTGACACAATTCGAGACAAAAAG GTTCTCACAAAAGACCTGGGAGGAAACTCAAAGTGCTCAGAATTCACAGATTCGATATGTCAAAGGGTGCAAGATATGgactaa
- the idh3a gene encoding isocitrate dehydrogenase [NAD] subunit alpha, mitochondrial isoform X2: protein MAGLAWRSAVSRVVGVLMKGTPQPRTFIRGMKTVTLIPGDGIGPEISAAVMKIFEAAEAPIQWEERNVTAIQGPGGKWMIPPDAKESMDRNKIGLKGPLKTPIAAGHPSMNLLLRKTFDLYANVRPCVSIEGYKTPYTDVNLVTIRENTEGEYSGIEHVIVDGVVQSIKLITEQASQRIAEYAFEYARNNQRASVTAVHKANIMRMSDGLFLRKCREAAEKHKDVKFTEMYLDTVCLNMVQDPTQFDVLVMPNLYGDILSDLCAGLIGGLGVTPSGNIGANGVAIFESVHGTAPDIAGKDMANPTALLLSAVMMLRHMGLHGHAKKIETACFDTIRDKKVLTKDLGGNSKCSEFTDSICQRVQDMD, encoded by the exons ATGGCAGGATTGGCGTGGAGGTCAGCG GTGTCACGGGTGGTTGGAGTTTTGATGAAAGGGACTCCACAACCCAGGACATTCATCCGTGGG ATGAAAACTGTTACTTTAATCCCTGGTGATGGAATTGGTCCAGAgatctctgctgctgtcatgaaaatatttgaagCAGCTGAA GCACCTATTCAGTGGGAAGAGAGAAATGTTACTGCCATCCAAGGACCTGGTGGCAAGTGGATGATTCCTCCTGATGCCAAAGAATCGATGGACAGGAACAAAATTGGCCTTAAAG GTCCTTTGAAGACACCAATAGCCGCTGGTCATCCCTCTATGAACCTGCTTCTTAGGAAAACCTTTGACCTCTATGCCAATGTCCGCCCCTGTGTGTCCATTGAGGGCTACAAAACCCCCTACACTGATGTGAACCTGGTCACCATCAGGGAGAACACTGAGGGAGAATACAGCGGGATTGAACATGTG ATTGTTGATGGAGTTGTACAGAGTATTAAGCTCATTACAGAGCAAGCCAGCCAGCGCATCGCAGAGTATGCTTTTGAATATGCAAGAAACAATCAGAGGGCCAGTGTTACTGCTGTTCATAAGGCCAATATTAT gcgCATGTCAGATGGGCTTTTCCTACGAAAATGCAGAGAGGCTGCTGAAAAGCACAAAGATGTGAAATTCACTGAGATGTACTTGGATACTGTGTGTCTTAAT ATGGTACAGGATCCGACACAGTTTGATGTATTAGTGATGCCAAATTTGTATGGAGACATCCTGAG TGATCTTTGTGCTGGACTAATTGGAGGTCTTGGAGTTACTCCTAGTGGAAACATCGGCGCCAATGGTGTTGCCATATTTGAGTCg GTTCATGGAACTGCACCGGATATAGCAGGAAAAGACATGGCCAACCCCACCGCCTTGCTGCTCAGTGCGGTCATGATGCTGCGGCACATGGGTTTGCACGGCCACGCCAAGAAGATTGAAACTGCCTGCTTTGACACAATTCGAGACAAAAAG GTTCTCACAAAAGACCTGGGAGGAAACTCAAAGTGCTCAGAATTCACAGATTCGATATGTCAAAGGGTGCAAGATATGgactaa
- the lrrc61 gene encoding leucine-rich repeat-containing protein 61, with amino-acid sequence MDSKRDKDQDTDYEKITAVLLKSRTGEFDLESILFLKLRGLGIHDLGCIGECINLERLDLSGNNITNLAPLASLRLISVLNLSANRISNLEPLHSCDSLQNLNVAGNIISSIESLHCLQSLRKLENIRFKDNTYNYTNPVCRNASYRTIVLEMFPNIKVLDGERVVGRGSDLYQLCKDIDDTIKAGLYKNGQLIEHPDCKPWVEDSYWEIKRSNNAIIEEAYKQFNDVLHECRLLNNRATHVISQTERSMSLKKQPKQYAI; translated from the exons ATGGACTCTAAGCGAGATAAAGACCAAG ATACAGACTATGAGAAGATAACTGCTGTGCTGCTCAAGTCACGTACCGGAGAATTCGATTTGGAGTCAATACTCTTTCTCAAATTGAGAGGTCTTG GCATACATGATCTTGGATGCATTGGGGAGTGTATAAATTTAGAGAGACTGGACCTCTCTGGAAACAATATCACAAATTTGGCTCCTTTAGCATCTCTTCGGCTTATTTCTGTACTCAATTTGTCTGCCAACCGGATTTCCAATTTAG aGCCACTGCACAGTTGTGACAGTTTACAGAACTTAAACGTGGCTGGTAATATCATATCCAG taTCGAGAGCCTTCATTGTCTTCAGTCTTTGAGGAAGCTGGAAAATATACGTTTTAAAGACAACACTTACAATTACACTAATCCAG tgtgcaGAAACGCATCATATAGAACCATAGTTCTAGAGATGTTTCCCAACATTAAGGTGCTGGATG GTGAAAGAGTGGTCGGACGTGGGAGTGACTTGTACCAGTTATGCAAAGACATTGATGATACCATCAAAG CTGGTTTATACAAGAATGGACAGCTTATTGAACACCCTGATTGCAAGCCGTGGGTGGAAGATAGTTACTGGGAGATAAAGAGATCAAACAATGCCATAATTGAAGAAGCCTATAAACAGTTCAATG ATGTTCTTCATGAATGCAGACTCCTCAACAACAGAGCCACTCACGTAATTTCACAAACCGAGAGATCAATGAGCCTGAAGAAGCAGCCAAAGCAGTATGCCATCTGA
- the cib2 gene encoding calcium and integrin-binding family member 2 yields the protein MGNKQTIFTDEQLDAYQDCTFFTRKEILRLHGRYHELAPHLVPMDYTNDPDCKLPLALIVNMPELKENPFRNRIVESFSEDGMGNLSFNEFVDMFSVLSEMAPRELKAIYAFKIYDFNVDNYLCKEDLEKTLNKLTKEELTPEEVELVCEKTIEEADLDGDNKLSFADFENMISRAPDFLSTFHIRI from the exons ATGGGCAATAAGCAAACAATATTTACCGACGAGCAACTTGATGCCTACCAG GACTGTACGTTTTTCACCCGCAAAGAAATTCTGCG GTTGCACGGCAGATACCACGAGTTGGCGCCACATCTTGTACCAATGGACTACACCAATGATCCTGATTGCAAACTGCCTTTAGCCTTGATAGTCAACATGCCAGagttaaag GAAAACCCATTTCGCAACAGGATCGTAGAGTCTTTCTCAGAGGACGGGATGGGGAATCTCAGCTTCAATGAATTTGTGGACATGTTCTCAGTCCTCAGTGAAATGGCTCCTAGAGAACTCAAGGCCATATATGCCTTTAAAATATATG ATTTCAATGTGGATAATTATCTGTGCAAAGAGGACCTGGAAAAGACTCTGAATAAGCTGACAAAGGAGGAGTTGACTCctgaggaggtggagctggtgTGTGAGAAGACCATCGAGGAGGCGGATTTGGACGGAGACAACAAACTCTCCTTTGCTGACTTTGAAAATATGATATCTAGGGCTCCTGACTTTTTAAG TACCTTCCATATACGAATCTGA